The following are encoded in a window of Rubellicoccus peritrichatus genomic DNA:
- a CDS encoding ABC transporter ATP-binding protein, with protein sequence MNHQSEVVESPDLRHFIWDKKQQLWKGVAYAVMRNVALLPFPFFFQVIIDEYVKTGNVAGIGSIAMMFIGLLLIHYYFTIEGTKILASEVSTVISELRSRVFQKLQFLHFGYLDKQRAGRLLSKYAFDTQKVEMSLMPLLNQMVPNISHSILLAFLLAFLDWRLTLTVLLILPFYAVSRYLFFFRIQRKNRAARVAQEHLTGRANEFISAIRLIRGYGQEQRATGSLEESSETYTRSRIEQMVMNSHFGTFSTVSTNMLSLAVVAGGALLVVGGNLSLGTLFAFLAALPVIVSPIQAFTQISQQYFQGKEAFVSIRELLDSRYVEHWAGQRKIPDLKGDVEFEKVVFAYEGQTEPALNEISLKIPAGQHVALVGPSGSGKSTVANLILGLYNPSAGHIRVDGQSQEIIDMRWLRRRCAIVMQESLLLSGSIWDNLCFARPGATEEEIVEAARLANAESFIMDLPKGFETIVGERGVSLSGGQRQRISIARALLRDPRILILDEATSALDYESERLIQDALDNLARGRTVITIAHRLSTVKKADRIVVLEKGKIVEQGSFDELSDSDGYFSALLAAQG encoded by the coding sequence ATGAATCATCAGTCTGAAGTCGTTGAATCGCCGGATCTCAGACATTTTATCTGGGACAAAAAGCAGCAACTTTGGAAAGGGGTTGCTTATGCGGTCATGCGCAATGTGGCGCTGCTTCCTTTTCCTTTTTTCTTTCAAGTCATCATTGATGAGTACGTTAAGACTGGAAATGTCGCTGGTATCGGCAGCATCGCGATGATGTTTATTGGTCTGTTACTGATCCACTATTACTTTACGATTGAGGGGACCAAGATATTAGCTTCCGAGGTTTCAACTGTTATCTCAGAGTTACGCAGTCGTGTTTTTCAGAAGCTGCAGTTTCTTCATTTTGGTTATCTGGATAAGCAGCGAGCGGGGCGTTTATTGTCTAAATATGCTTTTGATACGCAAAAGGTTGAAATGTCATTGATGCCTCTTTTGAACCAGATGGTTCCAAATATCAGTCACTCGATATTACTGGCCTTTTTACTAGCCTTTCTTGATTGGCGCCTGACTCTAACCGTTTTGTTGATTTTACCGTTCTATGCGGTTTCCCGCTATTTATTCTTCTTTCGTATTCAACGGAAGAATCGTGCTGCCCGGGTGGCACAGGAGCACCTGACTGGTAGAGCCAACGAATTCATTTCGGCTATTCGTTTGATCCGTGGCTACGGTCAGGAGCAACGCGCGACTGGTTCACTTGAGGAATCAAGTGAAACTTATACCCGAAGCCGTATCGAGCAGATGGTGATGAATAGCCATTTTGGGACTTTCTCCACCGTGAGCACAAACATGCTCTCCCTTGCCGTTGTCGCGGGTGGTGCCTTGTTGGTCGTTGGGGGAAATCTATCGCTAGGGACCTTGTTTGCCTTTCTCGCAGCACTACCGGTTATCGTATCACCGATTCAGGCTTTCACCCAAATCAGTCAGCAGTATTTTCAGGGTAAGGAAGCGTTTGTCAGCATCCGTGAGTTGCTTGACAGTCGTTATGTCGAGCACTGGGCCGGTCAACGCAAGATCCCTGATCTGAAAGGCGATGTTGAATTTGAGAAAGTTGTTTTTGCCTACGAGGGTCAGACCGAGCCGGCTTTGAATGAAATCAGTTTAAAGATACCGGCTGGCCAGCATGTCGCACTGGTTGGGCCTTCCGGCTCTGGTAAAAGTACGGTCGCAAACCTTATCCTTGGACTTTATAACCCGTCCGCAGGGCATATCCGCGTCGATGGGCAATCTCAGGAGATCATTGATATGCGATGGTTGCGGCGACGTTGTGCGATCGTGATGCAGGAGAGCTTGTTGCTTTCAGGATCGATTTGGGATAATCTGTGTTTCGCTCGTCCGGGTGCCACTGAGGAAGAGATTGTAGAAGCTGCGCGGCTTGCAAATGCGGAGTCTTTCATCATGGACCTGCCGAAGGGGTTTGAGACTATTGTTGGCGAAAGGGGCGTCTCATTGTCAGGAGGTCAACGCCAACGGATCTCTATTGCACGTGCTTTGTTGCGTGATCCTCGCATTCTGATTCTGGATGAGGCGACTTCCGCGCTTGATTACGAGAGTGAGCGCCTGATCCAGGACGCACTTGATAATCTGGCACGTGGCCGAACGGTCATTACGATTGCTCACCGTTTGAGTACCGTGAAGAAGGCTGACCGTATAGTGGTATTGGAAAAGGGAAAAATTGTGGAGCAGGGAAGCTTTGATGAACTTTCAGATTCTGATGGATACTTCTCCGCATTACTTGCTGCTCAAGGATGA
- a CDS encoding alpha/beta hydrolase produces MANSTAKSKYFETSDGARLHYLEAGSGPPLVMIPGWSQTAEQYKFQIEALSDRWRCIAIDMRGHGESDKVNYGYRIQRLSQDVREFLVGLDLENVALLGHSLGCGVLWGYWDLYQSDRLSKLILVDQAPCMTLNPEWDEKTIEAAGAQSDAAKVMDCANLFRHADAEAASADMLNNMFTTNMPEAQRAWIIERNLLFPREHAATLIYNNQVMDWRDVIPRINIPTLVFSGKASTVPWKSQVWVHEQIANSELVLFEENEGGSHFMFIEGKEKFNQALAKFLAS; encoded by the coding sequence TTGGCAAACAGCACAGCAAAATCCAAATACTTTGAAACAAGCGATGGTGCCCGGCTTCATTACCTTGAGGCCGGCTCCGGACCACCGCTTGTCATGATCCCTGGTTGGTCTCAAACGGCTGAGCAATATAAGTTTCAAATCGAAGCGCTAAGTGATCGTTGGCGTTGCATCGCCATCGACATGCGTGGACATGGCGAGTCTGATAAAGTCAATTACGGCTACCGGATCCAAAGGTTATCACAAGATGTGCGTGAGTTTTTGGTCGGACTTGATCTGGAAAACGTAGCCCTGCTCGGCCACTCCCTGGGCTGCGGTGTTCTCTGGGGTTATTGGGACCTGTATCAGTCGGATCGCCTCAGCAAACTCATACTGGTTGATCAGGCTCCCTGCATGACGCTCAACCCGGAATGGGACGAGAAAACAATTGAGGCGGCAGGCGCACAATCGGACGCCGCCAAGGTGATGGATTGTGCAAATCTTTTCCGGCATGCTGATGCCGAAGCAGCCAGTGCTGACATGCTCAACAATATGTTCACCACTAACATGCCTGAAGCGCAGCGGGCATGGATCATTGAGCGCAACCTCCTCTTCCCCCGCGAACACGCCGCCACGCTCATTTATAACAACCAGGTGATGGATTGGCGTGACGTCATTCCCCGGATCAATATTCCGACTCTGGTTTTTTCCGGAAAAGCCAGCACGGTCCCATGGAAATCACAGGTTTGGGTTCACGAACAAATAGCCAACTCGGAGCTTGTGCTTTTCGAAGAAAACGAAGGGGGAAGCCATTTCATGTTCATCGAAGGCAAGGAAAAGTTTAATCAAGCACTTGCGAAGTTTTTGGCGAGTTAA
- a CDS encoding PEP-CTERM sorting domain-containing protein (PEP-CTERM proteins occur, often in large numbers, in the proteomes of bacteria that also encode an exosortase, a predicted intramembrane cysteine proteinase. The presence of a PEP-CTERM domain at a protein's C-terminus predicts cleavage within the sorting domain, followed by covalent anchoring to some some component of the (usually Gram-negative) cell surface. Many PEP-CTERM proteins exhibit an unusual sequence composition that includes large numbers of potential glycosylation sites. Expression of one such protein has been shown restore the ability of a bacterium to form floc, a type of biofilm.), whose amino-acid sequence MKKVLLAFLMTALPLPFLMGQNLISNPTFSNSGQDWGNFGATGFNAFFGQSDASLFADQPGNTGGVFQQGINGTAGNSYEFSLDSVFIESNWDADLTIKIEFYEGDDSTLISEASSVLDVSGILGDFGVPGGSISATAPANTTFVRPVVLFDNVQLPGLTPSSSGFLFDVSLSQIPEPSTYALLLGVAGTCLVIQRRIESRR is encoded by the coding sequence ATGAAAAAAGTACTCCTTGCATTCCTCATGACTGCCCTACCGCTTCCATTCCTCATGGGGCAGAATCTCATCAGCAATCCAACATTTAGTAACAGTGGCCAGGACTGGGGTAATTTCGGCGCTACTGGTTTCAATGCATTCTTTGGACAGAGTGACGCCAGCCTGTTTGCCGATCAACCAGGCAATACCGGTGGCGTATTTCAACAAGGCATAAATGGCACTGCCGGTAACAGCTATGAGTTCAGTCTTGATTCTGTATTTATTGAATCGAACTGGGATGCCGACCTCACAATCAAAATCGAATTCTACGAGGGAGACGATTCAACCTTGATCAGTGAAGCCTCATCCGTCCTCGACGTCAGTGGCATCCTTGGTGACTTTGGGGTGCCAGGAGGGAGCATCAGTGCGACAGCTCCAGCCAACACCACATTTGTCCGCCCTGTCGTCCTTTTCGACAATGTGCAACTCCCAGGACTGACTCCAAGCTCCAGCGGTTTTCTTTTTGATGTCTCACTCTCACAAATCCCCGAACCATCCACCTATGCCTTACTGCTAGGCGTAGCTGGCACATGTCTGGTTATTCAACGGCGAATTGAATCACGTCGATAG
- a CDS encoding hybrid sensor histidine kinase/response regulator has protein sequence MKPSIVVADENPTDLEYTASILEMDGYTVFRAQNGQEALDLIERHEPTVICCDLVGSETDSMVISQRLRSKDETQSVPIVIVTGEVNRNQLPGLLEAGASDFMTKPVSSVELRARVRTKARIHRQYQEVAAAHRMREDLSHMLTHDLRGNLSIVQMATEFLRRDDSREVAKPLLNHLEQVTKSMSDLLNELLVEVKLQGGVLRPRFRRHDFLPILRDAVAKYELPAAAQGVMITEHFADVEQCEISADPDLLSRVLDNLLSNAIRYAPERSVVKVSLELEDEDVLISVCDEGAGIPDGEKPLVFKKFFSGRSGSRSGTGLGLAFCRLVIEAHNGKIEVLDNAPRGARVAIRLNRPAALTETRRDTPLVIMT, from the coding sequence GTGAAACCGTCTATTGTAGTTGCCGACGAAAACCCCACCGACCTGGAGTATACCGCATCCATCCTTGAAATGGATGGTTACACTGTTTTTCGTGCTCAGAATGGACAGGAAGCACTTGATTTGATAGAGCGACATGAGCCCACTGTCATCTGCTGTGACCTTGTTGGATCTGAAACAGACAGCATGGTGATCAGTCAGCGACTTCGATCCAAGGATGAAACTCAAAGTGTCCCAATCGTTATTGTTACCGGAGAAGTGAACCGTAACCAATTACCTGGGCTGCTCGAAGCAGGAGCATCTGATTTTATGACGAAGCCGGTTTCAAGCGTGGAGCTGAGGGCTCGTGTGCGCACTAAGGCGAGGATTCACCGGCAATACCAGGAGGTCGCCGCGGCGCATCGTATGCGCGAGGATCTCAGTCATATGTTGACTCACGATTTACGTGGGAATTTGAGTATTGTGCAAATGGCGACCGAGTTTCTCCGTCGTGACGACTCCAGAGAAGTGGCCAAGCCACTCCTGAATCATTTGGAGCAGGTGACTAAAAGCATGTCAGATCTTCTCAATGAGCTTTTAGTTGAAGTAAAACTGCAAGGAGGTGTCTTGCGACCGCGCTTCAGGCGACATGATTTTTTGCCCATACTTAGAGATGCGGTTGCAAAATACGAGCTGCCAGCAGCCGCTCAAGGTGTCATGATCACGGAACATTTTGCCGATGTTGAACAGTGTGAGATCTCAGCCGACCCTGACTTGTTGTCTCGTGTTTTGGATAATCTGCTTTCGAATGCGATCCGTTATGCTCCCGAGCGTTCGGTTGTCAAAGTGAGCCTTGAGCTAGAGGATGAGGATGTCTTGATCTCTGTCTGTGATGAAGGAGCTGGAATCCCGGATGGCGAAAAACCGCTTGTTTTCAAAAAATTCTTCAGTGGACGGAGTGGCAGTCGTTCGGGAACCGGGCTTGGCCTTGCCTTCTGCCGTTTGGTCATCGAAGCCCACAATGGAAAGATTGAAGTGCTGGATAACGCTCCAAGAGGGGCCCGCGTCGCGATTCGACTAAACCGTCCGGCGGCGCTCACAGAGACGAGACGTGACACCCCATTGGTTATAATGACCTAG
- a CDS encoding formylglycine-generating enzyme family protein, translating into MSDQKKDGTCCAPSTTTAPPENCQKGILPQTAGSLPVPEAIREAKTGSNEGMVQLDGGTFLMGTEDDDQWVGDGEGPIREVKVNPFWIDRTTVTNAQFAAFIEATSYKTEAERFGWSYVFLGQLPKSKQRKMKASTVRNLEWWYAVNEAYWRKPEGPGSNIKKRMDHPVVHVSWSDAMAYCQWAGKRLPTEAEWEFAARGGLIQKKYCWGDELTPGGKHRCNIWQGTFPHINTEDDGYAWTAPAKSFKANDFGLYNMAGNVWEWCSEWFSDDWHKPASPLTRDNPRGPDTGQNKVMRGGSFLCHISYCNRYRVAARTANTPDSSTTNCGFRTVLDV; encoded by the coding sequence ATGAGTGATCAGAAAAAAGATGGTACCTGTTGTGCTCCATCAACCACGACAGCGCCCCCTGAAAATTGCCAGAAAGGTATCCTTCCACAGACTGCTGGTTCGTTGCCAGTTCCAGAGGCTATCCGTGAAGCCAAAACGGGCTCTAACGAGGGAATGGTTCAGCTGGATGGTGGAACCTTTTTAATGGGAACCGAGGATGATGACCAGTGGGTGGGAGATGGCGAAGGTCCCATTCGCGAGGTGAAGGTCAATCCTTTCTGGATAGACCGAACGACTGTGACCAATGCTCAGTTTGCTGCTTTCATTGAGGCGACTTCCTATAAGACAGAGGCTGAACGTTTTGGATGGAGTTATGTCTTTCTTGGGCAGTTACCAAAGTCGAAGCAACGCAAGATGAAGGCGTCTACCGTTCGGAATCTGGAGTGGTGGTATGCTGTTAATGAGGCCTATTGGCGCAAACCTGAGGGGCCTGGTTCAAATATCAAAAAACGAATGGATCACCCGGTTGTCCATGTTTCCTGGAGTGATGCCATGGCTTATTGTCAATGGGCTGGCAAACGCCTTCCGACAGAAGCAGAATGGGAGTTTGCGGCCCGGGGTGGGCTTATTCAAAAAAAGTATTGCTGGGGGGATGAATTAACACCCGGTGGGAAACATCGTTGTAATATTTGGCAGGGGACATTTCCTCACATAAATACGGAAGACGATGGCTATGCATGGACGGCGCCTGCGAAGTCATTCAAGGCCAACGATTTTGGGCTTTATAATATGGCGGGCAATGTTTGGGAATGGTGTTCCGAATGGTTCAGTGATGATTGGCATAAGCCCGCAAGTCCATTGACTCGTGATAATCCTCGGGGCCCAGATACAGGCCAGAACAAGGTCATGCGTGGTGGTTCTTTTCTTTGCCACATCAGTTATTGTAACCGTTATCGCGTTGCCGCCAGAACGGCCAATACGCCGGACTCGTCTACGACAAACTGTGGCTTTCGAACTGTACTCGATGTGTGA
- a CDS encoding carbohydrate binding domain-containing protein, with protein sequence MNKTLLVCLSLVSTFSLNAGKHLLNTSFEDMDIVSEKAEHWGVWGPALVRVVDWEPTADGMAMIGYKHWEIPFGTSETSGIFQDTQGIETGETYEFSVYVNADNPDWGMHPEKIELRLETTLDSKQVHLATREFEVRDLIGDGWTRLSIESMASNEKLRALIIFHPSIDDNKGGALKIDKAQISKK encoded by the coding sequence ATGAACAAAACCTTACTCGTCTGCCTCTCACTAGTCTCAACTTTCTCATTGAACGCCGGGAAGCATCTCCTGAACACCAGTTTTGAGGATATGGACATTGTGTCTGAGAAGGCAGAGCACTGGGGAGTCTGGGGGCCAGCCTTGGTCCGCGTCGTCGACTGGGAACCAACTGCCGATGGCATGGCCATGATTGGTTATAAGCATTGGGAAATCCCTTTCGGCACATCCGAAACATCAGGTATCTTTCAGGACACGCAAGGTATTGAAACAGGTGAGACCTATGAGTTCTCCGTTTATGTCAACGCGGATAATCCCGACTGGGGCATGCATCCCGAAAAAATTGAACTGAGACTTGAAACAACTCTGGACAGCAAACAAGTCCACCTCGCCACTCGAGAATTCGAAGTTCGCGATCTCATTGGTGATGGCTGGACACGTTTATCAATAGAAAGCATGGCCTCAAATGAAAAGCTCAGAGCATTGATCATTTTCCATCCTTCAATCGATGACAACAAAGGCGGAGCCCTCAAAATAGATAAAGCTCAAATCAGTAAAAAGTAA
- a CDS encoding SulP family inorganic anion transporter, with product MNSPLGLGFNQKRLPLRKARTGLKTTRLKNFAAELARRNQLDLFPLGKHLRCYSAEAFQGDARAGFNVALLAFPQGMAYALIAGLPIEYGIFGSAVAAIVAAFFAGSRFITLGPTNATSVMLYSSFASIGITTSADAVGYMPILLLMIGLFLVVGAYLRVANLIQYISQSVVTGYITAAALLIISGQIKNVIGVSFSEGEKAITFVDKIVLTIKHMPEFHHESVVLSILTFVIFYILKKKWSTLPNVAITLVIVSGIAAGLSELSTALSSRWDLKDFWTGDEIRWLGEVNAAAWPVTLPSMNFDAISQMANIALAIALLCVLEGTSIGKSLAARSGERLDANQEMLAIGTANIGCAFFAGMPASGSLTRSQLSWSSGGRTPLASLLNGLIVAGGAFLIGPLIRYVPQSVLAVLVITIGISLINKRAIKVVTKSTRSDAATFFATFIAGLLFPLDTAIYMGVGLSIMLFLRKAATPELVEYGFTDEGELAELEEKKKRAVQEVSIVHVEGDLFFGAAEIFRDQMRRASEDENLKIVIVKMRNARHLDATAVMAIEELVKHMNERDRFLLLSECKKDVIRVLKNSEMLNVLNRKNVFPDNPQNPTLSTAKALKRAQEILGDAEVDIKIYVNANKKKKKSEGLE from the coding sequence TTGAATTCCCCCCTTGGACTAGGCTTTAATCAAAAACGCCTACCCCTGCGAAAGGCAAGAACCGGATTGAAGACTACGCGACTTAAAAACTTTGCTGCTGAGCTCGCTCGCCGCAACCAACTTGATTTATTTCCACTCGGAAAGCACCTTCGATGCTACTCGGCCGAAGCTTTCCAGGGTGATGCACGAGCTGGATTCAATGTGGCGTTGCTGGCATTCCCACAAGGGATGGCTTATGCCCTTATCGCCGGACTGCCGATTGAATATGGGATTTTTGGTTCGGCTGTAGCGGCCATCGTCGCGGCATTCTTCGCCGGATCGCGTTTTATTACGCTGGGGCCGACCAATGCGACCTCGGTCATGCTTTACAGTTCCTTTGCTTCGATTGGTATCACGACGTCCGCAGATGCAGTCGGCTATATGCCAATTCTACTCCTAATGATTGGACTGTTTCTGGTTGTTGGTGCATACCTTCGAGTTGCCAATCTCATACAGTATATTTCACAAAGCGTGGTCACGGGTTATATTACGGCTGCTGCTCTGTTGATTATTTCCGGTCAAATCAAGAATGTGATCGGCGTTAGTTTCTCGGAGGGAGAGAAGGCGATTACTTTTGTGGACAAGATTGTTCTGACAATTAAGCACATGCCTGAGTTTCATCATGAGTCCGTTGTACTCAGTATTCTTACTTTTGTCATTTTTTACATCCTGAAGAAAAAGTGGTCCACCTTGCCGAATGTGGCCATTACGCTCGTCATCGTTTCCGGCATTGCGGCTGGCCTCTCAGAACTCAGCACCGCGCTATCAAGTCGTTGGGATTTGAAGGACTTTTGGACTGGAGATGAAATCCGCTGGTTGGGAGAAGTCAATGCTGCTGCCTGGCCAGTCACGCTCCCGTCGATGAATTTTGATGCCATCAGCCAGATGGCCAACATTGCACTGGCGATTGCATTGCTCTGTGTGCTTGAGGGGACTTCGATCGGCAAGTCATTGGCAGCGCGTTCCGGTGAGCGGCTTGATGCAAACCAGGAAATGCTCGCCATCGGAACTGCAAATATCGGATGTGCGTTTTTTGCGGGAATGCCGGCGAGTGGCTCTTTAACCCGCTCGCAACTCAGCTGGAGTAGTGGAGGGCGCACTCCGCTTGCCAGCCTTCTAAATGGTCTCATTGTGGCAGGTGGTGCCTTCTTGATTGGCCCATTGATTCGTTATGTTCCTCAGAGCGTATTGGCGGTTCTCGTTATTACGATTGGCATTTCGCTGATTAATAAGCGTGCGATCAAGGTGGTGACAAAATCGACCCGTAGTGATGCTGCGACGTTTTTCGCCACTTTCATCGCAGGGCTCTTATTTCCATTGGATACAGCGATTTACATGGGCGTTGGCCTTAGCATCATGCTCTTTTTGAGGAAGGCTGCCACTCCTGAGTTGGTTGAATACGGCTTTACCGATGAGGGAGAGCTGGCAGAGCTTGAGGAGAAAAAGAAACGGGCAGTTCAGGAGGTCTCCATCGTCCACGTCGAGGGTGATTTGTTCTTTGGCGCGGCAGAGATCTTTCGAGACCAGATGCGACGTGCCAGTGAAGATGAAAACCTGAAGATCGTCATCGTGAAGATGCGTAATGCCCGTCATTTGGATGCCACTGCGGTCATGGCGATTGAAGAGCTGGTCAAGCATATGAACGAACGGGATCGCTTCCTACTACTTAGCGAGTGTAAGAAGGATGTCATTCGGGTGCTTAAGAACTCGGAAATGCTTAATGTTCTGAATCGCAAGAATGTCTTTCCTGACAATCCTCAGAATCCAACTCTCTCGACGGCAAAGGCTTTGAAACGTGCGCAGGAAATTCTCGGTGATGCCGAGGTGGATATCAAAATTTACGTTAATGCCAACAAGAAGAAGAAAAAGTCTGAAGGTCTGGAATAG
- a CDS encoding YHS domain-containing (seleno)protein, which produces MKTKNIIIIAIASLLIPLFGAQASAATEAQRKADFSISKKGLALEGYDPVSYFEGGPKEGSKNISSTVKGITYYFTSEANKAKFDKDPSKYEPAYGGWCAWAMAEDGSKTEVDPETYKIVDGRLFVYYNGFFANTLKLWNEKAEKSGEAGLVKNADKNWDKILGS; this is translated from the coding sequence ATGAAGACGAAAAACATTATCATCATCGCAATCGCATCGTTACTGATTCCTTTGTTTGGGGCTCAGGCATCGGCAGCAACAGAAGCTCAACGTAAAGCTGACTTTAGTATCAGTAAGAAGGGACTGGCCCTAGAGGGGTATGATCCGGTCTCATACTTTGAAGGTGGGCCGAAGGAGGGCTCTAAAAACATCTCTTCGACGGTAAAAGGAATTACTTACTATTTCACAAGCGAAGCCAACAAGGCCAAGTTTGATAAAGACCCATCGAAGTATGAGCCTGCATATGGCGGCTGGTGTGCCTGGGCCATGGCTGAGGATGGAAGTAAGACAGAAGTTGACCCTGAAACCTACAAAATCGTCGATGGTCGACTTTTCGTTTACTACAACGGATTTTTTGCCAACACCTTGAAGCTTTGGAATGAAAAAGCCGAAAAATCCGGTGAAGCCGGTTTGGTCAAAAATGCCGACAAAAACTGGGATAAGATCCTCGGCAGTTAG
- a CDS encoding HlyD family secretion protein, giving the protein MATNSRPIPGVVCESPNFALVFLNFLMENRKLHHIPKSSEEYTKSSTINKIVGLLGFILLGAGLALLQTEFEIEVFGTVSREDDYSVLAPDGGIVESVHIKEGDAVEAGQVIIKLDPVPLDLSILAKQRELAAMESQLRINDLAAREFTVKPGSVELIVSQEKHELLGKISEIQKDLIHRLEQLERNKDITTVELQEERIKQLRLELERLETEVRADWLAGGAQDLDLERLQLDKQRLQSGVDLLKKEIALLEKQRSRLTIRSPISGTITRLDFRYSGLIAQKGDLLFDVTDPNSAYIVELLVPERNVDLIKPGVPARMESEVFDSTIEGYITGTVQTISMDSEPHGASSKGPALFEVEVLVDETPLPLVLGSRLKTSIILGQRSIWEVFFQPRGASSSNRQSEGEAVL; this is encoded by the coding sequence TTGGCAACGAACTCACGTCCAATCCCGGGTGTGGTTTGCGAATCACCAAATTTTGCCTTGGTATTTCTGAACTTCCTGATGGAAAACCGTAAACTTCATCACATTCCAAAGTCCTCTGAGGAATACACAAAATCATCTACGATTAATAAAATCGTTGGGTTACTGGGCTTCATCCTGCTGGGAGCTGGGCTTGCGTTGCTCCAGACCGAATTTGAAATTGAAGTCTTTGGGACAGTTAGTCGAGAGGACGATTACTCGGTTTTGGCTCCGGATGGAGGCATTGTGGAATCAGTTCATATCAAGGAAGGTGATGCCGTCGAAGCCGGACAGGTTATTATTAAACTGGACCCAGTGCCGCTTGATTTGAGCATCCTGGCAAAGCAAAGGGAACTTGCAGCGATGGAGTCGCAGCTGCGCATTAACGATCTCGCAGCTCGAGAATTCACGGTCAAGCCGGGCTCTGTCGAATTAATCGTTTCCCAGGAGAAGCACGAGTTGCTTGGTAAGATATCTGAAATCCAGAAGGATTTGATTCATCGTTTGGAGCAACTGGAGCGCAATAAGGACATTACCACAGTTGAGCTTCAGGAGGAACGGATCAAACAGCTGCGCCTCGAATTGGAGCGTCTCGAGACAGAAGTCCGAGCGGATTGGTTGGCTGGCGGTGCACAGGACCTTGATTTGGAGCGGTTACAACTTGATAAGCAAAGGCTTCAAAGTGGTGTTGATTTGTTGAAGAAGGAAATTGCCTTGTTGGAAAAACAGCGCAGCCGTCTGACGATTAGATCCCCCATTAGTGGAACCATTACGCGCCTGGATTTTCGTTATTCTGGATTGATTGCGCAAAAAGGGGATTTGCTTTTTGATGTGACCGATCCAAACAGTGCTTACATTGTTGAGCTACTGGTGCCTGAGCGGAATGTGGATCTCATCAAGCCAGGGGTTCCTGCCAGAATGGAAAGCGAGGTTTTTGATTCTACAATCGAAGGCTACATAACTGGAACCGTCCAGACGATATCGATGGATTCAGAACCTCATGGGGCCAGCTCGAAGGGGCCTGCGCTTTTTGAAGTCGAAGTCCTTGTTGATGAAACACCGTTACCACTGGTTTTAGGCTCACGTTTGAAGACGAGTATTATTCTCGGACAGCGTTCGATCTGGGAAGTGTTTTTCCAGCCGCGCGGGGCATCTTCATCCAATCGTCAATCGGAAGGAGAAGCTGTTCTATGA